Proteins co-encoded in one Bradyrhizobium sp. 170 genomic window:
- a CDS encoding UdgX family uracil-DNA binding protein (This protein belongs to the uracil DNA glycosylase superfamily, members of which act in excision repair of DNA. However, it belongs more specifically to UdgX branch, whose founding member was found to bind uracil in DNA (where it does not belong), without cleaving it, appears to promote DNA repair by a pathway involving RecA, rather than base excision.) codes for MHHITLDGETDFDGWRKTARALALNNVKPSDVSWRVADDAPELFEPSAPPLAPPDGTFNVPAKFVELADIAVLHRNPERFALLYRLLWRLRTHHDLLDIATDPDVAQVAAMAKAVRRDEHKMHAFVRFREVGREQKSHFVAWFEPEHHIVELAAPFFARRFADMPWSILTPDVCAHWDGHAVSITPGVAKSEAPTADRLEETWRRYHTSIFNPARLKVQAMRKEMPRKYWRNLPEASMIKPLIEDAGRTASAMIANAATEPHKPQKRLEPPEANEMVRKQADDIETLREEAADCRACPLWKDATQTVFGEGQQTARIMLVGEQPGDKEDLAGKPFVGPAGQMLDRALEEAGIDRRKVYVTNAVKHFKFVPRGKIRLHQKPNTPEIKACRQWYERELAAIKPDLVVAMGATAAQSVFGKITPINKNRGHPIDLDDGTRALVTVHPSYLLRLPDADAKAREFRRFVQDLKIAADMLRKSAHAA; via the coding sequence ATGCACCACATCACCCTCGACGGCGAAACCGATTTCGACGGCTGGCGCAAAACCGCCCGCGCGCTGGCGCTGAATAATGTAAAACCCTCCGACGTGAGCTGGCGCGTGGCTGATGATGCGCCCGAACTGTTCGAGCCGTCGGCGCCGCCACTTGCGCCACCAGACGGCACGTTCAACGTCCCTGCCAAATTCGTTGAACTGGCTGACATCGCGGTCCTGCACCGCAACCCCGAGCGGTTCGCCCTGCTCTATCGCCTGCTGTGGCGGTTGCGAACTCATCACGATCTGCTTGATATCGCGACCGATCCCGACGTGGCGCAGGTCGCTGCGATGGCGAAGGCCGTACGCCGCGACGAGCACAAAATGCATGCCTTTGTCCGCTTCCGCGAAGTCGGCCGCGAGCAAAAATCGCACTTCGTCGCCTGGTTCGAGCCGGAGCACCACATCGTCGAACTGGCCGCGCCGTTCTTCGCGCGGCGTTTCGCCGACATGCCCTGGTCGATCCTCACGCCCGATGTCTGCGCGCATTGGGACGGCCATGCCGTCTCGATCACGCCGGGCGTAGCCAAAAGCGAGGCCCCGACGGCGGATCGGCTGGAGGAAACCTGGCGGCGTTATCACACCAGCATTTTCAATCCGGCGCGACTGAAAGTGCAGGCCATGCGTAAGGAAATGCCCCGGAAATACTGGCGGAACCTGCCGGAGGCCTCGATGATTAAACCCCTGATCGAAGACGCCGGGCGCACCGCAAGCGCGATGATCGCGAACGCGGCAACCGAACCGCACAAGCCGCAGAAGCGGCTGGAACCGCCTGAGGCAAACGAAATGGTCCGCAAACAGGCTGACGATATCGAAACGCTGCGTGAAGAAGCCGCCGACTGCCGCGCCTGCCCGCTCTGGAAAGACGCCACCCAGACCGTGTTCGGCGAGGGTCAGCAAACAGCGCGGATCATGCTGGTCGGCGAGCAGCCGGGCGACAAGGAAGATCTCGCCGGCAAACCATTCGTCGGGCCTGCGGGCCAAATGCTCGACCGCGCGCTGGAAGAAGCCGGGATCGATCGCCGCAAAGTTTACGTCACCAATGCGGTGAAGCATTTCAAATTCGTGCCGCGCGGAAAAATCCGCCTGCACCAGAAGCCGAACACGCCGGAAATCAAGGCCTGCCGGCAGTGGTACGAACGGGAACTGGCCGCGATCAAACCCGATCTGGTGGTGGCAATGGGCGCCACCGCGGCGCAAAGCGTGTTCGGGAAAATCACGCCGATCAACAAGAACCGCGGCCACCCGATCGATCTCGACGACGGCACAAGGGCGCTGGTGACGGTGCACCCATCCTATCTGTTGCGATTGCCCGATGCCGATGCCAAGGCACGGGAATTCCGGCGTTTCGTTCAAGATCTCAAAATCGCCGCCGACATGCTACGAAAATCGGCACATGCGGCCTAA
- a CDS encoding DNA repair protein: MSTAHTSTLANLRGRIERIETHGDAHDLNKVALGHAAADATLQGGLAIAVVHEVFAEGHQSAAATGFIAGLAGRVSPRRPLVWVRQDFSEIESGALSMSGLCELGLDPRLLVTVRAPDTDAALRTAADALACDALGAVVLEVWGQARQLDLVASRKLTLAAAASGVTALLLRMAAEPRPSTAETRWIVRAAHSPPASHWGAWGAPVFDAQLVRNRHGPVGRWIMEWKCDECLFSEPSAYPQPVAATPAHRPHQTQAYAGQRRAG; this comes from the coding sequence ATGAGCACCGCACACACAAGCACGCTTGCGAATTTGCGAGGGCGCATCGAGCGGATCGAGACGCATGGCGATGCGCATGATCTCAACAAGGTCGCGCTCGGCCATGCGGCAGCGGATGCGACGCTGCAGGGCGGTCTTGCGATCGCAGTGGTGCATGAAGTGTTCGCCGAGGGCCATCAGAGCGCGGCGGCAACCGGCTTCATCGCAGGGCTCGCGGGAAGGGTATCGCCACGCCGGCCGCTGGTCTGGGTGCGGCAGGATTTTTCGGAAATCGAATCCGGTGCGCTGTCGATGAGCGGGCTTTGCGAACTGGGTCTCGATCCGCGGCTGCTCGTGACGGTGCGCGCCCCGGACACCGACGCCGCGTTGCGGACCGCCGCCGACGCGCTGGCCTGCGATGCGCTCGGCGCCGTCGTGCTGGAAGTCTGGGGGCAGGCCCGCCAGCTCGATCTCGTCGCCAGCCGCAAACTTACATTGGCCGCGGCAGCCTCCGGCGTCACCGCATTGCTGCTGCGGATGGCCGCGGAGCCGCGGCCTTCGACCGCGGAGACAAGATGGATAGTGCGCGCGGCGCATTCGCCGCCGGCGTCACACTGGGGTGCGTGGGGCGCGCCCGTCTTCGACGCGCAACTGGTTCGTAACCGTCATGGCCCGGTCGGCCGCTGGATCATGGAATGGAAATGTGATGAGTGCCTTTTCAGCGAACCGTCGGCGTATCCTCAGCCTGTGGCTGCCACGCCTGCCCATCGACCGCATCAAACGCAAGCTTACGCAGGACAGCGTCGCGCTGGGTGA
- a CDS encoding DNA polymerase Y family protein, whose protein sequence is MSAFSANRRRILSLWLPRLPIDRIKRKLTQDSVALGDAPSVVVAKQHNAILIHALDEAAVHAGLSIGLPLANARAICPELTVFDADEVADRKTLDDIADWCDRFTPLVALDPPHGLYLDITGCAHLFGGERALLQIVSGALSRRGFAVSAAIASTAICARTLTRQTSGKIVADGEEAAAVSPLPVSALGAGDAITGGLRRAGLKTIGDVAARGRHEITARFGAHFTTLLEQALGEGDAPISPRKPLPDYIVEKRFPEPVATDTVIVMNLSALAAMLVTAMDKQGKGARRLDASFFRTDGAVRTISVDTGRPVTKAEVIDRLFRERLDALNDPLDPGFGFDLIRLSASRTEIVVQQQRDLDANVHDNDELAALIDRIAARIGGKRVVVHLPQDTHIPESAVLAVTAQHHLAAAAQAAWPERIESEPPLRPLRLFDRPEPIKVPFATVPDGPPHQFTWRHVTHAVVRVEGPERIAMEWWKQNGDGPTRDYFRIEDEAGLRFWIFRDGLYESELADEQGEPTSVRWFVHGLFA, encoded by the coding sequence ATGAGTGCCTTTTCAGCGAACCGTCGGCGTATCCTCAGCCTGTGGCTGCCACGCCTGCCCATCGACCGCATCAAACGCAAGCTTACGCAGGACAGCGTCGCGCTGGGTGATGCCCCCAGCGTCGTCGTCGCCAAGCAGCACAACGCCATCCTGATTCATGCCCTCGACGAGGCCGCCGTACATGCCGGCCTCTCGATCGGCCTGCCGCTCGCCAATGCCCGCGCGATCTGCCCCGAACTGACGGTGTTCGACGCCGACGAGGTCGCCGACCGCAAGACGCTCGATGACATCGCCGACTGGTGCGACCGCTTCACCCCGTTGGTGGCGCTCGATCCGCCGCATGGGCTCTATCTCGACATCACCGGCTGCGCCCATCTGTTCGGCGGCGAGCGCGCGCTGCTGCAGATCGTGAGCGGTGCATTGAGCCGACGCGGCTTTGCCGTCAGCGCCGCGATCGCGAGCACCGCGATCTGCGCCCGGACGCTGACGCGCCAGACTTCCGGAAAGATCGTTGCCGATGGCGAGGAGGCCGCGGCCGTCAGCCCGCTGCCGGTCTCCGCGCTCGGCGCCGGTGATGCCATCACCGGCGGCCTGCGCCGCGCCGGCCTGAAGACCATCGGCGACGTTGCCGCGCGCGGACGTCACGAGATCACGGCGCGGTTCGGCGCTCATTTCACGACCTTGCTCGAGCAGGCGCTGGGCGAGGGCGATGCCCCGATCAGCCCTCGAAAACCGCTGCCGGATTACATCGTCGAGAAGCGCTTTCCCGAACCGGTCGCTACCGACACCGTGATCGTGATGAACCTGTCCGCGCTCGCGGCCATGCTGGTCACGGCGATGGACAAGCAGGGCAAGGGCGCGCGGCGGCTGGACGCAAGCTTTTTCCGCACCGACGGCGCGGTGCGCACCATCTCGGTCGATACCGGCCGCCCCGTGACGAAGGCAGAGGTGATCGACCGCCTGTTTCGCGAGCGGCTCGATGCGCTCAACGATCCCCTCGATCCCGGCTTCGGCTTCGATCTCATCCGCCTGTCCGCCAGCCGCACCGAAATCGTGGTGCAGCAGCAGCGCGACCTCGACGCCAACGTGCATGACAACGACGAACTGGCCGCGCTGATCGACCGCATCGCCGCGCGCATCGGGGGCAAGCGTGTTGTCGTGCATCTGCCGCAGGATACTCACATTCCTGAAAGCGCCGTGCTGGCCGTAACGGCGCAGCATCATCTGGCAGCCGCCGCACAGGCGGCATGGCCAGAGCGCATCGAAAGCGAACCGCCGCTACGGCCGCTGCGGCTGTTCGACAGGCCGGAGCCGATCAAGGTGCCGTTCGCAACCGTGCCCGACGGCCCGCCGCATCAGTTCACCTGGCGCCACGTCACGCACGCGGTGGTGCGGGTGGAGGGGCCCGAACGCATCGCCATGGAATGGTGGAAGCAGAACGGCGATGGGCCGACGCGGGATTATTTTCGCATCGAGGACGAAGCGGGCTTGCGCTTCTGGATCTTTCGCGACGGGCTCTATGAAAGCGAATTGGCGGATGAGCAAGGCGAGCCCACATCGGTCAGATGGTTCGTGCACGGGCTGTTCGCATGA